A genome region from Schistocerca americana isolate TAMUIC-IGC-003095 chromosome 1, iqSchAmer2.1, whole genome shotgun sequence includes the following:
- the LOC124549906 gene encoding uncharacterized protein LOC124549906 — translation MTVTIHAVHDRYRGKSVEKAMPYKEMPCEVNLVLGHNHSVESAAALRFRQPSSDVKEKLISLFERGHSPATALESIKVEIQLNCSDYPLVLADRSRCPDYNFCHYLLNKVFKKKYGPTDFNKEGKQLLQQRLEEYNSEVGAVCAKMIQKDDDYIVCICSPLMQKVHTHVKAASKLVFMDSTGSLDHDSSRVFVLLTHSECGRLPLGVLIMSSESCGVIEMGLELLKEIVGENIFGGNINGPSVFLTDDSQSEQNAIRRCFPNTKTLLCIFHVLQAVWRWLLKAKNAIPQQKQCYLSITSYAIIPVSFRLLKVRDCLLQHSV, via the exons ATGACAGTGACAATTCATGCTGTGCATGATAGATACAGAGGTAAGTCTGTAGAGAAAGCAATGCCCTACAAGGAAATGCCGTGTGAGGTTAACTTGGTGTTGGGTCATAACCACAGTGTTGAGAGTGCTGCTGCTTTAAGATTTAGGCAACCATCAAGTGATGTCAAAGAAAAATTAATATCCCTGTTTGAAAGAGGTCATTCACCAGCCACTGCTCTTGAGTCAATAAAGGTTGAAATTCAGCTGAATTGTTCAGATTACCCTTTAGTCCTTGCAGACAGAAGCAGGTGTCCTGATTACAACTTTTGCCACTATTTGCTCAACAAAGTTTTTAAGAAAAAGTATGGGCCAACAGACTTCAACAAAGAAGGAAAGCAGCTGTTACAACAGAGGTTAGAGGAATACAACAGCGAAGTTGGAGCTGTGTGTGCCAAGATGATTCAGAAAGATGATGATTATATAGTATG CATTTGCTCACCACTGATGCAAAAAGTCCATACTCATGTAAAAGCTGCTTCCAAACTTGTATTTATGGATTCCACTGGTTCTCTGGATCATGATAGCAGCAGAGTGTTCGTTTTACTTACTCACAGTGAGTGTGGACGTTTACCACTAGGAGTTCTGATTATGTCTTCAGAAAGCTGCGGAGTTATAGAAATGGGACTAGAGTTGCTGAAAGAGATAGTGGGGGAAAATATTTTTGGGGGAAACATCAATGGCCCAAGTGTGTTTCTGACTGACGACAGCCAGTCAGAACAAAATGCAATTAGAAGGTGCTTCCCAAACACAAAAACTTTGTTGTGTATATTCCATGTCCTGCAGGCAGTGTGGCGCTGGCTTCTCAAAGCAAAAAATGCTATACCACAGCAAAAACAGT GCTACCTTTCCATCACCAGCTACGCAATCATCCCAGTCAGCTTCAGGCTTTTGAAGGTGCGCGACTGTTTACTGCAGCATAGTGTGTAG